Proteins from a genomic interval of Symmachiella macrocystis:
- a CDS encoding phosphotriesterase family protein: MSSQLPTLGRRDFILTAAAAASSAVVASTTMNSAVAANKVLPRIHTVLGPVPPEKLGLTLMHEHAPLVDWSELYEFKPAPLVPAVRNEMLKKMTAMLQAFEATLTDKQSPGAIVECTPIRVGRDPSLMVDLARRVKCHVIAATGFWCEAFAPQHPWAIQMGLEKGGIDKIAQLYIREIREGMEDPTGPWGEKFTNVKAGVIKIGTSAYMTPSERRCNTAAAIASSETGCPITTHTTDGGGLEQARLLLAAGAKPQRVIIGHMGNKDDREQEEAHEYQRQLVELGCYVQFDRVGHDSYAVEKCARQIRQLVDAGFAQQVLVGHDWAPYFYRGQFDSSVPNNTIDAWTFKDSDYTIVTKQLLPQLAAAGVSAKDIQAITIDNPARVLAF; encoded by the coding sequence ATGTCGTCCCAATTACCAACGCTCGGCCGCCGCGATTTTATTCTCACCGCTGCGGCGGCTGCATCATCAGCCGTAGTTGCCAGCACAACCATGAACAGCGCCGTGGCGGCCAATAAGGTCCTACCGCGCATTCACACCGTGCTCGGGCCGGTTCCACCCGAGAAACTGGGACTGACGCTTATGCACGAGCATGCGCCGTTGGTCGATTGGTCGGAGTTGTACGAGTTCAAACCCGCGCCGCTCGTCCCAGCCGTGCGCAATGAAATGCTCAAGAAGATGACGGCCATGTTGCAGGCGTTCGAGGCGACGCTCACCGACAAGCAAAGTCCGGGGGCGATTGTCGAGTGCACGCCGATTCGCGTAGGTCGCGACCCGAGTCTGATGGTCGATTTGGCCCGCCGCGTTAAATGCCATGTGATCGCCGCCACCGGATTCTGGTGCGAGGCCTTCGCTCCGCAACATCCCTGGGCGATTCAAATGGGGCTGGAGAAGGGGGGTATCGACAAGATCGCACAGCTTTACATCCGCGAGATACGTGAAGGAATGGAAGACCCCACTGGGCCGTGGGGCGAGAAGTTTACGAACGTCAAAGCGGGCGTGATCAAAATCGGCACCAGTGCCTACATGACCCCCAGTGAACGCCGCTGCAACACAGCCGCGGCGATCGCCAGTTCCGAAACCGGTTGTCCCATCACCACACACACCACTGATGGTGGCGGATTGGAACAAGCCCGCTTGCTCTTAGCCGCCGGCGCGAAACCGCAACGGGTCATCATCGGTCACATGGGCAACAAGGACGACCGCGAACAAGAGGAAGCACACGAATACCAACGGCAACTGGTCGAATTGGGGTGCTACGTGCAGTTCGACCGCGTGGGGCATGACAGCTATGCCGTTGAAAAGTGCGCCCGACAAATTCGCCAACTGGTCGACGCGGGATTCGCCCAGCAAGTCCTAGTGGGCCACGACTGGGCCCCGTACTTTTACCGCGGCCAGTTCGATTCCAGCGTACCGAACAACACGATCGACGCCTGGACATTCAAGGATTCCGATTACACGATCGTCACGAAACAACTGCTACCACAACTCGCAGCCGCAGGGGTTTCGGCGAAGGATATTCAAGCAATTACGATTGACAACCCGGCCCGGGTGTTGGCGTTTTGA
- a CDS encoding thiamine pyrophosphate-binding protein — MFSGPQIVATLKSLGITHVVWLPDSTFGAWEAALNDAEGLELIRVCREGEAWSIAAGLHMGGAQPLLIIQCTGLFESGDALRNAIYDYQLPLFALVGYRSFLNQDAIPNDSARVFTEPILQAWQLKYCLIDAPEKLPELVELYEECQRDGAPGVALIAEGRM, encoded by the coding sequence ATGTTTTCTGGTCCACAAATTGTCGCCACCTTGAAATCACTCGGCATCACGCATGTCGTGTGGCTTCCAGACAGCACATTCGGCGCGTGGGAAGCGGCACTCAACGATGCCGAGGGCTTGGAACTCATCCGGGTTTGTCGCGAGGGTGAAGCTTGGTCGATTGCCGCCGGGCTACACATGGGCGGCGCGCAACCGCTTCTGATCATCCAGTGCACGGGGTTGTTTGAATCGGGCGACGCACTCCGCAACGCGATTTACGACTACCAGCTGCCGTTGTTCGCGCTGGTCGGATATCGCAGTTTTCTGAATCAGGACGCGATCCCCAACGACTCAGCCCGTGTCTTTACGGAGCCGATTCTGCAAGCGTGGCAGTTGAAGTATTGCCTGATCGATGCTCCTGAAAAGCTCCCCGAACTGGTAGAGCTCTACGAGGAATGCCAACGCGACGGTGCTCCCGGCGTCGCCCTGATCGCCGAAGGCCGCATGTAG
- a CDS encoding amidase yields the protein MELYPAPEQTILGTARRLRGGETSCVRIVEQCLQRIDEQESRIHAWVLVDREGSLARARELDAELAAGTDRGPLHGIPVGIKDIVDVAGWPTAAGSPGWKNKIAGADAEVVARLKAAGAILLGKTVTTQYASFDPPPTRNPWNVDHTPGGSSSGSAAAVAAGMCLGAIGSQTGGSITRPASFCGVAGCKPTHGRVSLRGILPLAPNLDHPGPIARTVDDLAVMLDVIAGYDAGDAYSIDRPLETTAIKLHPEDTTAPRLGQLQGLFADMADETVKTAFNVALIKLSGGGAAISSTPLPADFNDVLTPHALVMAAEAAAVHEQRFTAEPQEYDPCITKLITDGLAASVTDYIRARDHQAHLKRQMRDCFAEVDALICPATTSAAPDRSTTGNPAFNSPWSFTGLPTVSFSMGLSSEGLPLAIQIVGRPFEEAELFRVARWCERAISE from the coding sequence ATGGAACTCTATCCGGCACCGGAACAAACGATCCTCGGCACCGCCCGGCGGCTGCGCGGGGGGGAGACGTCTTGTGTACGAATTGTTGAGCAATGCCTGCAACGGATCGACGAACAGGAGTCGCGGATTCATGCCTGGGTGCTTGTCGATCGCGAGGGCAGTTTGGCCCGCGCGCGGGAGTTGGATGCGGAGTTGGCCGCCGGGACTGATCGCGGACCGCTGCATGGAATTCCTGTGGGGATCAAAGATATTGTCGACGTCGCCGGTTGGCCGACAGCGGCTGGTTCGCCGGGATGGAAAAACAAAATTGCCGGGGCTGACGCGGAAGTCGTTGCGCGCCTAAAAGCGGCCGGTGCGATTCTGTTGGGCAAGACCGTCACGACACAATACGCCTCGTTCGATCCTCCTCCCACACGCAATCCTTGGAATGTCGACCACACACCGGGCGGATCCTCCAGTGGGTCCGCAGCGGCTGTTGCTGCCGGAATGTGCCTTGGCGCGATTGGTTCACAAACCGGCGGATCGATCACCCGTCCCGCATCGTTTTGCGGTGTCGCCGGCTGCAAACCGACGCACGGCCGGGTTAGCCTGCGCGGAATTCTGCCACTCGCGCCGAATCTCGATCACCCCGGTCCCATTGCCCGCACAGTCGACGATTTGGCCGTGATGTTGGACGTCATTGCCGGTTACGACGCGGGGGACGCATACAGCATTGATCGCCCGCTGGAAACGACAGCGATAAAACTTCACCCCGAAGACACAACCGCTCCGCGCTTGGGGCAATTGCAAGGTCTGTTCGCCGATATGGCGGATGAGACCGTGAAGACGGCATTTAATGTGGCTCTCATAAAACTGAGCGGCGGCGGTGCAGCGATTTCCAGCACTCCGTTGCCTGCGGACTTCAACGACGTACTCACGCCGCACGCTCTGGTCATGGCCGCCGAAGCCGCCGCGGTACATGAGCAGCGATTCACCGCTGAGCCGCAGGAGTACGACCCCTGCATCACCAAATTGATCACCGACGGACTGGCTGCTTCGGTGACCGATTACATTCGCGCCCGCGATCATCAAGCGCACTTGAAACGGCAGATGCGGGATTGCTTTGCGGAGGTCGATGCCCTGATTTGCCCCGCCACGACCAGCGCTGCTCCGGACCGCTCAACGACCGGAAATCCGGCGTTCAATTCTCCCTGGAGTTTCACCGGACTGCCGACCGTCTCGTTTTCGATGGGACTCTCAAGCGAGGGGCTGCCGCTGGCGATCCAAATTGTCGGCCGGCCGTTTGAAGAAGCTGAATTGTTCCGCGTCGCGCGGTGGTGCGAACGCGCGATTTCTGAATAA
- a CDS encoding acetyl-CoA C-acetyltransferase: MTTDAYVIAGCRTPIGKFLGVFRDIPAPELGAICIREALRRSEINPAQVDEVIMGNILSAGLGQAPARQAALKAGIPAGVAALTINKMCGSGLKAVMLADQAIRLGDANVIIAGGMENMTRAPHLIPGMREGLKFGNGQHVDSMLYDGLWCTFHDCGMGEHAEATSAQNDVSREDQDEFSAASQQRAARATAEGEFDEEIVPVAVRKKRDEIQITADEGPRPGTTAEVLSKLRPAFSAEGTVTAGNSSMLSDGASAVVVANKQIADASPAPYKARIVAAFTSGVEPRDIFIAPVAAVRGVLNKAGLSPDDIDLYELNEAFAAQMLACMKQLELDPQRVNVNGGAIALGHPIGASGARILVTLIAALKRRGLRRGLASLCLGGGNAVAMIVECEA, encoded by the coding sequence ATGACGACAGATGCCTATGTAATCGCCGGTTGCCGGACACCGATTGGGAAATTTTTGGGTGTGTTTCGAGATATTCCCGCTCCGGAGTTGGGAGCGATTTGTATTCGCGAAGCGCTGCGCCGTAGCGAAATAAACCCTGCACAAGTCGATGAAGTGATCATGGGCAACATTCTCTCCGCCGGACTGGGACAGGCCCCCGCGCGGCAAGCGGCACTCAAAGCGGGAATTCCGGCCGGCGTGGCAGCGCTGACCATCAACAAGATGTGCGGCTCGGGCCTCAAAGCGGTGATGCTGGCCGATCAGGCGATTCGTCTGGGGGATGCCAACGTGATTATCGCCGGCGGGATGGAGAACATGACCCGCGCGCCGCATCTCATTCCCGGAATGCGCGAGGGCCTAAAATTCGGCAACGGCCAACATGTCGATTCCATGCTGTATGATGGTTTGTGGTGCACGTTTCATGACTGCGGGATGGGAGAACACGCCGAAGCGACCTCCGCCCAAAACGATGTCAGCCGCGAGGATCAGGATGAATTCTCAGCCGCCAGCCAACAACGCGCCGCTCGAGCGACCGCAGAAGGAGAGTTCGACGAGGAAATCGTCCCGGTCGCAGTGCGCAAGAAACGCGACGAAATTCAAATCACAGCGGACGAAGGGCCACGCCCGGGAACGACGGCGGAGGTGTTGAGCAAATTGCGTCCGGCATTCAGCGCCGAGGGAACGGTCACGGCGGGAAATTCGTCGATGCTCAGTGATGGCGCCTCGGCGGTGGTCGTCGCTAACAAACAAATCGCCGATGCCTCCCCCGCACCGTATAAGGCCCGCATTGTGGCAGCGTTCACCAGCGGTGTGGAACCGCGCGATATTTTCATCGCCCCCGTGGCGGCAGTGCGCGGTGTTTTAAACAAGGCAGGTTTATCGCCGGATGACATCGATCTTTACGAACTCAACGAAGCGTTCGCCGCACAGATGTTGGCCTGCATGAAACAACTGGAGCTTGATCCGCAGCGGGTGAACGTCAACGGCGGAGCAATCGCATTGGGTCATCCCATCGGTGCCAGCGGGGCGCGTATTTTGGTCACGCTGATAGCAGCGCTCAAACGCCGTGGCTTGCGCCGCGGTTTGGCGAGTCTCTGTCTGGGGGGCGGAAATGCGGTGGCGATGATCGTTGAATGTGAAGCATAG
- a CDS encoding lysophospholipid acyltransferase family protein, giving the protein MSEVQSQTQQDQPQPAPPPHESPLRRNWVWFSFQIVAQVLFTIWFRARTRGLENLPKDGPGLILMNHESFLDPLVAAVWIKRPVSYLARHDLFDVPVVGWILRRTYVMPINRLKGSSAAMRATIQRLEQGFLVGIFPEGARTEDGELGEIKGGFMAITRRAPVPVIPVGIAGTRKAMAYGDFFPKPYRVRVVIGEPLDAEEVARLSTKERQAEMLEVIEQRLRDCRRAAEEWPRIEDSGKP; this is encoded by the coding sequence ATGTCTGAAGTTCAATCCCAAACTCAGCAAGATCAGCCTCAACCGGCGCCACCGCCCCATGAGTCGCCGTTGCGGCGCAATTGGGTTTGGTTCAGCTTTCAAATCGTCGCGCAGGTGCTGTTCACCATTTGGTTTCGTGCGCGAACACGGGGCCTTGAAAACCTGCCCAAAGATGGGCCGGGCCTGATTTTGATGAATCATGAAAGTTTTCTCGATCCTTTGGTGGCGGCAGTTTGGATCAAGCGACCTGTCAGTTACCTCGCCCGACACGACCTGTTTGACGTTCCCGTGGTCGGCTGGATATTGCGGCGGACTTACGTGATGCCCATCAATCGTCTGAAAGGGAGTTCCGCTGCCATGCGGGCAACGATCCAGCGTTTGGAACAAGGGTTTCTAGTGGGGATCTTTCCCGAAGGAGCCCGCACCGAGGATGGCGAATTGGGAGAAATTAAGGGGGGATTCATGGCGATTACACGACGTGCTCCCGTGCCGGTAATCCCTGTGGGGATTGCCGGGACGCGTAAAGCGATGGCGTACGGTGATTTTTTCCCCAAGCCGTATCGCGTCCGAGTCGTCATCGGCGAACCGCTCGACGCCGAAGAAGTCGCGCGGCTGAGCACCAAGGAACGACAAGCGGAAATGTTAGAAGTCATCGAACAGCGATTGCGGGATTGCCGCCGCGCTGCTGAGGAATGGCCCCGGATCGAGGATTCCGGCAAACCCTAA
- the glmM gene encoding phosphoglucosamine mutase: MTQRILSISGLRGVVGDGLDPEFLVNFAAALGTMCEGGTIVLSRDGRATGVMVKHAVMSALLATGCDVVDIDIASTPTCGVLVTELKAAGGLQITASHNPVQWNGLKPFQPTGSVLDEAAGARLLSILENRDLAWKDHAGIGTVRQLEDPGGIHLGRVFKLIDVEPVRQRKLKVVLDCNHGSGGVLGPRLLEALGCEVHVMGATPDGQFEHTPEPLAQNLGGLCDEVRTRGADIGFAQDPDADRLAIVDENGRYIGEELTLALCADFILARTPGPIVVNGSTSRVTADIAEKYGCAFHRSKVGEAHVVAKMNEVDAIIGGEGNGGVIEPRVGFVRDSFAGMAYVLAGLTDRKTTLSAWADSLPQYTIVKDKITCEREMVDQACAALKSKYADAKATEGDGLRLDWPDRWVQVRASNTEPIVRIISEAPEQSTGEALCAEAKAIVGEAVGG; the protein is encoded by the coding sequence GTGACACAACGGATTTTGAGCATTTCGGGATTGCGAGGCGTGGTGGGGGACGGACTGGACCCGGAATTCCTCGTCAATTTTGCCGCCGCTTTGGGAACCATGTGTGAAGGGGGCACGATCGTGCTCTCCCGCGATGGGCGAGCGACGGGAGTCATGGTCAAACACGCGGTCATGTCCGCACTGCTGGCTACCGGCTGTGACGTGGTCGATATTGATATTGCCTCGACACCGACGTGCGGCGTGTTGGTCACGGAATTAAAAGCCGCCGGTGGATTGCAAATCACGGCCAGCCACAATCCCGTGCAATGGAACGGTCTGAAACCGTTCCAGCCGACCGGTTCGGTGTTGGACGAAGCGGCCGGCGCGCGGTTGCTGAGCATTCTGGAAAACCGAGATTTAGCCTGGAAGGATCATGCGGGAATCGGAACGGTTCGCCAATTGGAGGATCCGGGCGGAATTCATCTGGGACGGGTTTTCAAGCTGATCGATGTCGAACCGGTGCGGCAACGAAAACTGAAAGTGGTACTCGATTGCAATCATGGCTCGGGTGGCGTGTTGGGACCGCGCTTGTTGGAGGCACTCGGCTGCGAAGTGCATGTGATGGGGGCGACGCCTGACGGTCAATTCGAGCACACGCCCGAACCGTTGGCGCAAAACCTGGGGGGGCTGTGCGACGAAGTCCGTACGCGTGGCGCGGATATTGGATTCGCCCAAGACCCCGACGCCGACCGGTTGGCGATTGTCGACGAAAACGGCCGCTACATCGGTGAGGAATTGACGCTCGCTCTATGTGCCGATTTCATTCTGGCGCGGACGCCCGGCCCGATTGTCGTCAACGGCTCCACCAGCCGCGTGACGGCCGATATTGCGGAAAAATATGGCTGCGCGTTTCATCGTTCTAAAGTCGGTGAAGCGCATGTCGTTGCTAAAATGAATGAGGTGGATGCGATCATCGGTGGTGAGGGGAACGGCGGTGTGATTGAACCGCGAGTCGGTTTCGTCCGCGACAGCTTCGCTGGCATGGCCTATGTCTTGGCCGGTTTGACCGACCGCAAAACCACCCTGTCCGCCTGGGCTGACTCGCTGCCGCAATACACGATCGTCAAAGACAAGATCACCTGCGAACGAGAAATGGTCGACCAGGCCTGCGCAGCTTTGAAGTCCAAATACGCCGATGCCAAAGCCACCGAAGGGGACGGCCTGCGGCTAGATTGGCCCGACCGTTGGGTGCAGGTGCGAGCCAGCAACACCGAACCGATCGTACGCATCATCTCCGAAGCCCCAGAACAATCGACGGGCGAAGCGTTATGCGCCGAAGCGAAAGCGATCGTTGGCGAAGCAGTTGGCGGGTGA
- a CDS encoding NADH-quinone oxidoreductase subunit J family protein, which translates to MFQEFLFWVFGIAVCGGALGVVLSQNIVRMAFWLIISLGSTSGLFFLLQADFVGAVQLMVYVGGTLVLLIFGIMLTASGPYVTMKTSPTEWVVAAIVSSALLGLITVSAFGVDWHAVDGVVSGHATENRPEGYTTAQQGRTIRPLGFALLGVRPDKDLNQPGEPTGVGYLLPFEIVSVHLLVVLVGAAYLARSKRRIDPLAKTTAS; encoded by the coding sequence ATGTTTCAGGAGTTCCTGTTCTGGGTGTTTGGGATTGCAGTTTGCGGCGGCGCTTTGGGTGTCGTGCTGAGCCAAAACATCGTGCGTATGGCTTTTTGGTTAATTATTTCACTCGGCTCGACGTCGGGACTCTTCTTTCTGCTGCAGGCCGACTTTGTCGGGGCTGTCCAACTGATGGTCTATGTCGGCGGGACGTTGGTGCTGTTGATTTTCGGAATCATGCTGACTGCCAGTGGACCGTATGTGACGATGAAAACCTCGCCGACCGAATGGGTGGTGGCGGCCATTGTCAGTTCAGCGCTGCTGGGTTTGATCACAGTCTCCGCCTTTGGTGTGGATTGGCACGCAGTCGACGGGGTCGTCAGCGGGCATGCAACGGAAAACCGTCCTGAAGGTTACACGACCGCTCAACAAGGTCGCACGATTCGACCGCTTGGTTTTGCGTTGCTGGGAGTAAGGCCTGACAAAGACCTGAATCAACCCGGTGAACCGACAGGCGTCGGGTATTTGCTGCCGTTTGAAATTGTTTCGGTGCATCTGTTGGTCGTGCTTGTGGGCGCAGCGTATTTGGCACGGTCCAAACGACGG
- a CDS encoding enolase C-terminal domain-like protein: MTYRIKNIELYVRETPPGRMAFAIGKQTAKGPQQRLTSPLGHVRLVLENDRGDTTFGCAGDRLSVRWLDKRPGRERGLKLRELVDLIEFARETHLQSPQFETPFAQWQQCHKTIMREGRRSKQEDLTAAFASALFERALLDGVARLEGRPLFEMIHADRLGIRPAQVHPELHDLPLPKILPPTPASEFYIRHTVGLADPLTADDLPEKDRVNDGLPETLAEYIQTDGVVHFKVKISGQPDHDLARLERLWDLIPKTEETVITLDANEAYTDMGRFRDFVQNLETHNPGCFQHIAYIEQPLLRSLKVTPADAKILREIGESKPVIIDEADGTLKSFKNAHAVGYSGTSHKNCKGFFKSLMNYALIAHYGLEGESNYLSGEDLQNLPVVPLHQDFVSASILGLNDCERNGHHYNYGLSLLSDQDKANVTKHHADLYVKRGDEWFLNIVDGKVRCASLQCPGYGVSNEPDWSSMTNMRQWLQTRFPA; encoded by the coding sequence ATGACTTATCGCATCAAAAACATTGAGTTGTACGTCCGAGAAACCCCGCCGGGACGGATGGCGTTTGCCATTGGTAAACAGACGGCAAAGGGTCCGCAGCAACGACTGACCAGTCCGTTGGGGCACGTACGGTTGGTCTTGGAAAATGATCGGGGCGATACGACGTTCGGGTGTGCGGGAGACCGGTTGTCGGTCCGCTGGCTCGATAAACGTCCAGGGCGCGAGCGGGGCCTGAAACTGCGCGAGTTGGTCGATCTGATTGAATTTGCGCGCGAGACCCACTTGCAATCACCGCAGTTCGAGACCCCGTTTGCTCAGTGGCAACAATGCCACAAAACAATCATGCGCGAAGGTCGCCGAAGCAAGCAGGAGGACCTCACCGCGGCGTTTGCCTCAGCGCTGTTCGAACGTGCGCTGCTGGATGGTGTTGCCCGATTAGAGGGCCGTCCGTTGTTTGAAATGATTCATGCGGACCGGTTGGGAATTCGTCCGGCACAGGTGCATCCGGAATTGCACGACCTGCCGCTGCCCAAAATCCTCCCTCCGACTCCGGCGAGCGAATTTTATATCCGCCACACAGTCGGACTGGCCGATCCATTGACGGCCGATGACTTGCCAGAAAAGGACCGCGTGAATGACGGACTGCCCGAGACATTAGCAGAGTACATCCAGACCGATGGTGTGGTGCATTTCAAGGTCAAGATTTCGGGCCAACCGGATCACGATCTCGCGCGGCTGGAACGGTTGTGGGATCTGATCCCCAAGACCGAAGAGACCGTCATCACGCTCGACGCCAACGAAGCCTACACCGACATGGGGCGATTTCGCGATTTTGTGCAGAACTTGGAAACACATAATCCGGGCTGCTTTCAACATATTGCCTACATCGAGCAACCGTTGCTGCGTTCGCTCAAAGTAACGCCCGCCGATGCAAAGATCTTGCGCGAGATCGGCGAAAGCAAACCGGTGATTATCGACGAAGCGGATGGCACGTTGAAATCGTTCAAGAACGCCCACGCGGTCGGCTATTCCGGAACCTCCCACAAGAACTGCAAGGGCTTTTTCAAATCGTTGATGAATTATGCGCTCATTGCGCATTACGGACTGGAAGGGGAGTCGAATTATCTCAGCGGCGAGGACCTGCAAAATCTACCGGTCGTGCCGTTGCACCAAGATTTTGTTTCAGCATCGATCCTGGGATTGAACGATTGCGAACGAAACGGCCATCACTACAACTACGGGCTGTCGTTGTTGTCGGACCAAGACAAAGCCAACGTCACTAAGCACCACGCCGACCTTTACGTAAAGCGGGGGGATGAATGGTTCTTGAACATCGTCGACGGCAAAGTCCGTTGCGCGAGTTTGCAGTGTCCGGGATACGGTGTGAGCAACGAACCCGATTGGTCTTCGATGACCAACATGCGACAGTGGCTACAAACGCGATTTCCGGCTTGA
- the nuoH gene encoding NADH-quinone oxidoreductase subunit NuoH yields the protein MSGRIDFCEVGPFPPPVGSTFVTFALFGIDSISDIFTDAWWKWAIVALIHAVIIVNFFAVAPLFYIWLERKVSGRIQDRLGPTRVGGKFGWLQTLADGIKLIQKEDLCPQAADGMLFRVAPYIVFVASFAAFIALPFSNGWIAQNLDIGLFFVLAVMSLEVIGIILAGYASGSKWALFGGMREAAQMVSYEIPMAICALIPIVAVGSLNLVEISQMQSGWFLSDWLIFRNPFTFIGFFVYFTVATASVKRAPFDLAEAESELVAGFHTEYSGIRWSYFFMAEYAGMFAVSGIAVLLFLGGWYTGIAPLDNTLVSLQSAGPYGLASYVVNLFFMVVFITKGSLLVFLQIWIRWTFPRLRIDQVMMTCLKYLLPMSCALFLGAVLWPLAMYQIKGGNEGEGRTQFFGESIADKVTQLDSNATKSQPDTPLPAVEEEGR from the coding sequence ATGTCCGGTCGAATCGACTTCTGCGAAGTTGGTCCGTTTCCGCCTCCGGTGGGGAGCACTTTTGTGACATTTGCGTTGTTTGGAATTGATAGCATCAGTGATATCTTCACCGATGCCTGGTGGAAATGGGCGATAGTAGCGCTGATTCACGCGGTGATCATCGTCAACTTTTTCGCTGTTGCTCCGCTATTTTATATCTGGTTGGAACGAAAAGTCTCCGGTCGCATCCAAGACCGCCTGGGTCCAACCCGGGTGGGTGGGAAGTTCGGTTGGCTACAGACGTTGGCCGACGGGATCAAGTTGATCCAAAAGGAAGACCTATGCCCGCAAGCTGCCGATGGCATGCTGTTTCGTGTGGCACCGTATATTGTCTTCGTCGCCTCGTTCGCCGCATTCATCGCCTTGCCATTTAGCAACGGCTGGATCGCCCAGAACCTCGACATCGGGCTGTTTTTTGTACTGGCGGTGATGTCGCTCGAAGTGATCGGCATCATTTTGGCCGGGTATGCAAGCGGTTCGAAGTGGGCGCTGTTTGGTGGAATGCGTGAAGCAGCCCAGATGGTCAGCTACGAGATCCCCATGGCGATCTGTGCGTTAATTCCAATCGTGGCCGTCGGATCGCTGAACTTGGTTGAGATTAGCCAAATGCAATCGGGTTGGTTTCTTTCCGATTGGTTGATCTTCCGCAATCCATTTACCTTCATCGGGTTCTTTGTGTATTTCACCGTGGCAACGGCGAGTGTGAAACGGGCTCCCTTTGACTTGGCCGAAGCGGAAAGCGAATTGGTTGCCGGTTTCCATACCGAATACAGTGGAATTCGCTGGTCGTATTTCTTTATGGCGGAATATGCGGGAATGTTTGCGGTCAGTGGAATCGCCGTCTTGCTGTTTTTGGGCGGCTGGTACACCGGGATCGCTCCTTTAGATAATACATTGGTTTCACTGCAATCTGCCGGTCCCTACGGGCTGGCCAGTTATGTCGTGAATCTGTTCTTTATGGTTGTGTTCATCACCAAGGGCAGCTTGCTCGTCTTTTTGCAGATTTGGATTCGCTGGACGTTTCCCCGTTTGCGGATTGACCAAGTGATGATGACTTGCCTGAAGTATCTGCTGCCGATGAGTTGCGCTTTGTTCCTGGGTGCGGTGCTGTGGCCCTTGGCCATGTATCAAATCAAAGGGGGCAACGAGGGCGAAGGGCGGACACAGTTTTTTGGGGAATCGATCGCGGACAAGGTGACGCAATTGGATTCCAACGCCACGAAATCACAGCCTGACACGCCGTTGCCGGCCGTTGAAGAGGAGGGGCGGTAA